One part of the Thermococcus litoralis DSM 5473 genome encodes these proteins:
- a CDS encoding NAD(P)/FAD-dependent oxidoreductase has product MRIVIVGNGPGGVELANQLSGEEITIVEQEKVPHYSKPMLSHYIAGFIDKEKLFPYSLEWYEKKGIDLNLGARAELIDRARKRLITSEGEIPYDVLVIATGARPREPALEGKEFVHTLRTLQDAERIKEQIEKYEEVLILGGGFIGLELAGNLAKAGYKVKLVHRGSNLLGLDEELTKVIMEKLECDGVEFYLNANALKADKEGVLTDKGYVNGKVKICAFGIVPNKEIAVKSGIHAGRGILIDDHFRTSAKDVYAIGDCAEYNGIICGTAKAAMGHARVLANLLRGREDRYDFEFRSTIFKFGNFPIALIGKTRGGGKWLDKKTKVFLEGGKIVGAVVMEDIRKAMMLEKKIKAGVSIDEL; this is encoded by the coding sequence ATGAGGATTGTCATAGTTGGAAATGGACCCGGGGGAGTGGAATTAGCCAATCAGCTTTCTGGAGAGGAAATAACTATAGTTGAGCAGGAGAAGGTTCCGCATTACAGTAAACCTATGCTGAGTCACTACATAGCAGGGTTCATTGATAAGGAAAAGCTCTTTCCGTATTCCCTTGAATGGTACGAAAAGAAAGGAATAGATCTGAATCTAGGGGCAAGAGCGGAGTTAATAGACAGGGCTCGAAAAAGGCTGATAACAAGTGAGGGCGAGATACCCTACGATGTCTTAGTTATAGCCACCGGTGCCAGGCCAAGAGAGCCAGCTCTTGAGGGCAAGGAGTTTGTACACACCCTTAGAACACTCCAGGATGCCGAGAGAATTAAAGAGCAAATAGAAAAATATGAAGAGGTTCTGATACTTGGCGGTGGATTTATAGGTCTTGAGCTCGCTGGGAACCTGGCAAAAGCAGGCTACAAAGTTAAGTTAGTTCACAGAGGGAGTAATCTCCTTGGCCTTGATGAAGAGCTCACGAAAGTAATAATGGAGAAGCTCGAATGCGATGGGGTGGAGTTTTATCTCAATGCAAATGCGCTGAAGGCAGATAAAGAGGGAGTTCTTACGGATAAGGGTTACGTAAATGGAAAAGTCAAGATATGTGCCTTTGGGATTGTCCCCAACAAGGAAATAGCCGTTAAAAGCGGTATTCACGCCGGGAGGGGAATATTGATTGATGATCATTTCCGAACCTCGGCAAAGGATGTGTATGCTATCGGAGATTGCGCCGAGTACAATGGAATAATCTGCGGCACTGCAAAGGCTGCCATGGGGCATGCGAGAGTCCTTGCTAACCTTTTAAGAGGTAGAGAAGACAGGTATGACTTTGAATTCCGTTCCACAATTTTCAAATTTGGAAATTTCCCAATAGCCCTGATTGGAAAAACAAGGGGAGGGGGAAAGTGGCTGGATAAGAAGACAAAAGTTTTCCTTGAAGGAGGCAAGATAGTCGGAGCTGTTGTTATGGAGGACATAAGGAAGGCAATGATGCTGGAGAAAAAGATAAAAGCTGGAGTTAGCATAGATGAACTGTGA
- a CDS encoding rubrerythrin family protein yields MVVERKMTKKFLEEAYAGESMAHMRYMIFADVAEKEGFPNIAKLFRAIAFAELVHARNHYQALGNVKDTPNNLQVAIDGETFEVEEMYPVYKATAELQGEKEAVRSTHYALEAEKIHAELYRKAKELAEQKKDIEIKKVYICPVCGYTAIDEAPEYCPVCGAPREKFVVFE; encoded by the coding sequence ATGGTGGTTGAAAGAAAAATGACCAAGAAGTTTCTTGAGGAAGCATACGCTGGGGAAAGCATGGCCCATATGAGGTACATGATTTTTGCGGATGTGGCTGAGAAGGAAGGATTTCCAAACATAGCGAAGCTTTTTAGAGCTATAGCCTTTGCTGAACTTGTTCATGCAAGAAACCACTACCAAGCTTTGGGCAACGTTAAAGACACTCCAAATAACCTTCAAGTTGCTATTGATGGCGAGACCTTTGAAGTTGAAGAAATGTACCCCGTTTATAAAGCAACGGCAGAGCTTCAAGGAGAGAAAGAAGCCGTTAGAAGCACTCACTATGCCTTGGAAGCCGAAAAAATCCATGCAGAGCTTTATAGGAAAGCAAAAGAACTTGCGGAGCAGAAGAAAGACATAGAGATAAAGAAGGTCTACATCTGCCCAGTTTGCGGCTACACAGCAATTGATGAGGCTCCGGAGTACTGCCCGGTTTGTGGTGCTCCAAGAGAAAAGTTCGTGGTGTTTGAGTAG
- a CDS encoding ZIP family metal transporter → MLENFVTSLSTYLLAVSNGNLMMVAFYAGLFVALMTTLGSLLAIISHKMPDWGMDFSLSFAAGVMIVASFTSLILPGIEATGSFVPAGVGILLGIVLIYAIDRFVPHEHLVKGYEGPEELKNKLRVVWLIVLAVIIHNLPEGLAVGTSIVFDLKTGVVTAIAIGIQDFPEGTVVSLPLATLQKKRFQPILMGALSGVAEWIMVLVGAFFFTIFHSLLPYGLGLAGGAMLYVTVKEMVPEIYKHEKNELLVTAGFFLGFYIMLFLDSMLG, encoded by the coding sequence ATGTTAGAAAATTTCGTAACATCATTGAGCACGTACCTTCTTGCAGTTTCCAATGGGAATTTGATGATGGTTGCTTTTTATGCAGGTCTTTTTGTGGCCTTAATGACGACTCTTGGCTCGTTGCTTGCGATAATCTCCCATAAGATGCCTGATTGGGGTATGGACTTCAGCTTATCTTTTGCCGCTGGGGTAATGATTGTTGCGAGCTTTACGAGTTTAATACTTCCGGGGATTGAAGCCACTGGTAGCTTTGTACCTGCCGGAGTGGGAATTTTGCTTGGAATAGTTCTTATATACGCTATCGACCGCTTTGTACCTCATGAGCATTTGGTTAAAGGCTACGAAGGCCCTGAAGAGCTCAAGAACAAGTTGAGGGTTGTTTGGCTGATAGTTTTGGCAGTCATAATACACAACCTGCCCGAAGGCTTAGCAGTTGGAACATCTATTGTCTTTGACCTAAAAACAGGGGTTGTGACGGCAATAGCCATAGGAATACAGGATTTCCCCGAGGGGACTGTTGTTTCATTACCCCTTGCGACCCTTCAAAAGAAAAGGTTCCAGCCCATTCTGATGGGAGCTTTAAGCGGAGTTGCAGAATGGATCATGGTTCTTGTGGGGGCGTTTTTCTTCACAATATTTCATAGCTTGCTCCCTTACGGTCTTGGTTTAGCAGGGGGAGCAATGCTCTACGTAACGGTAAAGGAAATGGTTCCAGAGATTTACAAACACGAGAAGAATGAACTTTTAGTAACTGCTGGCTTTTTCCTAGGTTTTTATATAATGCTCTTCCTTGATTCGATGCTTGGGTAG
- a CDS encoding ABC transporter ATP-binding protein — protein MLFNRIENVELRDVTKRYGDFTAVDHVNLEIIGGELLILIGPSGSGKTTLLRTINRLIEPDEGEVFINGRNVREFDVVKLRRSIGYVIQQIGLFPHMTVRDNIGLLLKLEGWSEEEIDKRVKELLHLVALPEDFATRYPHQLSGGQQQRVGLARALALNPPLLLMDEPFGALDPILRKQLQEEFLRIKEVLGRTIVFVTHDIEEAFKLGDRIAIMRDGKLVQVGYPDELVLNPADDFVAKLVNADKKFKHLDTLKVKDLMVDVEKYTVEVQRKDELLQWMKDKNLEFAVIVEKGALKGVTDLKSLLKSQDLEEALIEPLVFSPDDSLASALAEMKRRNAFLGVVVEREKPVGILLANEVLLKLL, from the coding sequence ATGCTCTTCAACAGAATCGAGAACGTCGAGCTCAGAGATGTTACAAAAAGATACGGGGATTTCACGGCTGTTGATCATGTCAATCTTGAGATCATAGGCGGTGAACTTTTAATACTCATAGGGCCGAGCGGCTCCGGAAAGACAACCCTTTTAAGGACGATAAACCGCCTTATTGAGCCAGATGAGGGTGAGGTCTTCATCAACGGGCGCAACGTGAGGGAGTTTGACGTTGTCAAGCTGAGGCGGAGCATTGGTTACGTTATCCAGCAGATAGGACTCTTCCCTCATATGACTGTGAGAGATAACATAGGACTTCTTTTGAAACTGGAGGGCTGGAGTGAGGAAGAGATTGATAAGAGGGTTAAAGAGCTCTTGCACCTCGTGGCCCTTCCTGAAGACTTCGCCACTCGTTATCCTCACCAGCTAAGTGGTGGTCAACAGCAGAGGGTTGGCCTCGCAAGGGCCTTGGCTTTAAACCCTCCCCTCCTCCTTATGGACGAGCCCTTTGGGGCTTTAGACCCTATTTTGAGGAAGCAACTTCAGGAAGAGTTTTTGAGAATAAAAGAAGTTCTTGGAAGGACTATTGTTTTCGTAACCCACGACATAGAGGAGGCCTTCAAGCTCGGCGATAGAATAGCGATAATGAGAGACGGAAAGCTCGTTCAGGTGGGGTATCCTGATGAGCTAGTGCTTAATCCAGCGGATGATTTCGTTGCTAAGTTAGTTAATGCGGACAAGAAGTTCAAGCATCTCGACACCCTGAAGGTGAAAGACCTCATGGTGGATGTTGAGAAATACACAGTGGAGGTGCAGAGAAAGGACGAGTTGCTCCAGTGGATGAAAGATAAAAACCTTGAATTTGCAGTTATAGTGGAAAAAGGAGCACTTAAAGGTGTTACGGATTTAAAATCTCTATTAAAGTCGCAGGATTTAGAGGAAGCTCTCATAGAGCCCCTTGTATTTTCTCCCGATGATTCACTCGCTTCCGCCTTGGCTGAGATGAAACGCAGGAATGCCTTTCTTGGAGTTGTAGTTGAGAGGGAAAAGCCCGTTGGCATTTTACTTGCTAATGAAGTTCTTTTAAAGCTCTTGTGA
- the rbcL gene encoding type III ribulose-bisphosphate carboxylase: MPEKFDKIYDYYVDKGYESSKKRDIIAVFRITPAEGYTIEQAAGGVAAESSTGTWTTLYPWYEEERWADLSAKAYDFHDMGDGSWIVKIAYPFHAFEEANLPGLLASIAGNVFGMKRVKGLRLEDLYLPEKIIREFNGPAFGIEGVRKMLEIKDRPIYGVVPKPKVGYSPEEFEKLAYDLLTAGADYMKDDENLTSPWYNRFEERAEIMARIIEKVESETGEKKTWFANITADIREMETRLELLADLGLKHAMVDVVITGWGALEYIRDLAEDYGLAIHGHRAMHATFTRNPYHGISMFVLAKLYRLIGIDQLHVGTAGAGKLEGGKWDVIQNARILRENHYKPDENDVFHLEQKFYHIKPAFPTSSGGLHPGNLPAVIEALGTDIVLQLGGGTLGHPDGPVAGAKAVRQAIDAIMQGISLEEYAKTHKELARALEKWGHVTPI, encoded by the coding sequence ATGCCCGAAAAGTTTGACAAGATATATGACTACTATGTGGACAAAGGCTATGAGTCCAGCAAGAAGAGAGACATCATAGCCGTTTTTAGGATAACTCCGGCTGAAGGGTATACAATTGAGCAAGCCGCGGGGGGAGTCGCTGCTGAAAGCTCAACGGGAACATGGACTACCCTCTATCCATGGTATGAGGAAGAAAGGTGGGCAGATTTATCTGCAAAAGCTTATGACTTCCACGACATGGGGGATGGAAGCTGGATAGTTAAGATTGCCTATCCGTTCCACGCTTTTGAAGAAGCCAATTTACCGGGACTTCTTGCGAGCATTGCTGGGAACGTCTTTGGAATGAAGAGAGTGAAAGGTCTCCGCCTTGAAGACCTCTACTTGCCCGAGAAGATTATCAGGGAGTTCAATGGGCCTGCCTTTGGTATAGAGGGAGTAAGGAAGATGCTCGAAATCAAAGACAGACCAATTTACGGTGTAGTTCCAAAGCCAAAGGTCGGCTATTCTCCAGAAGAGTTTGAGAAGCTTGCCTACGATCTTCTCACTGCAGGAGCGGACTACATGAAAGACGATGAAAATCTTACAAGTCCGTGGTATAACCGCTTCGAGGAGAGAGCAGAGATAATGGCGAGAATAATTGAAAAAGTCGAGAGCGAAACCGGAGAGAAGAAGACATGGTTCGCCAACATAACTGCGGACATAAGGGAAATGGAAACTAGGCTTGAACTCCTTGCAGACCTTGGACTTAAACATGCGATGGTTGACGTCGTCATAACTGGATGGGGAGCGTTGGAGTATATAAGGGACTTGGCTGAGGACTACGGCTTGGCCATACACGGACACAGGGCAATGCACGCTACCTTCACAAGAAATCCCTACCACGGAATTTCAATGTTCGTCCTTGCCAAGCTCTACAGGCTCATAGGCATTGACCAGCTTCACGTGGGAACTGCTGGTGCTGGAAAGCTCGAAGGTGGCAAGTGGGACGTTATTCAAAACGCTAGAATCTTAAGGGAGAACCATTACAAGCCCGATGAAAACGACGTATTCCACCTTGAGCAGAAGTTCTACCACATAAAGCCGGCATTTCCAACGAGCTCCGGTGGATTACATCCGGGCAACCTGCCAGCGGTCATAGAGGCTTTAGGAACCGACATTGTCCTCCAGCTCGGCGGAGGAACCCTTGGCCATCCAGATGGACCTGTTGCTGGAGCTAAGGCGGTAAGACAGGCAATAGATGCCATAATGCAGGGAATATCTCTAGAAGAATATGCAAAGACCCATAAAGAGCTCGCAAGGGCTTTAGAAAAGTGGGGGCATGTGACTCCGATTTGA
- the rd gene encoding rubredoxin: MAKWKCIVCGYIYDEEAGDPDSGVAPGTKFEDLPDDWVCPLCGAPKDMFEKIE, from the coding sequence ATGGCGAAGTGGAAGTGCATAGTTTGTGGATACATATACGATGAGGAAGCTGGGGATCCTGATAGTGGAGTTGCCCCAGGAACAAAGTTTGAAGATTTGCCAGACGATTGGGTATGCCCGCTCTGTGGAGCTCCAAAAGACATGTTTGAAAAGATAGAATGA
- a CDS encoding ferritin-like domain-containing protein: MVEIDMGIPLEKVNEFSLKELLGMAIKAEIGAREFYKSMAANVEIETLRKKLEFLAGEEEKHEEFLRKLYAQSFPGEEIAFPKEHVGPELKPVAEKIKNVQDMLELIRWAMEAERIAKEFYSKLEEMTDDNAKKGLLRYLASMENTHYFILKTEYELLLDWEMYSQMMHVGP, from the coding sequence ATGGTGGAGATTGACATGGGGATTCCCCTTGAAAAGGTGAATGAGTTCTCTCTGAAGGAGCTCTTGGGAATGGCTATAAAGGCGGAAATAGGGGCAAGGGAGTTTTACAAAAGCATGGCAGCAAATGTTGAGATAGAGACTCTAAGGAAGAAGCTAGAGTTTCTCGCTGGGGAGGAGGAAAAGCACGAGGAATTTTTAAGGAAGCTTTACGCCCAGTCGTTCCCCGGAGAGGAGATAGCGTTCCCCAAGGAACATGTGGGGCCAGAGTTAAAGCCCGTTGCAGAGAAAATTAAAAACGTTCAGGATATGCTGGAACTCATTAGATGGGCTATGGAAGCGGAGAGGATTGCCAAAGAATTCTATTCTAAGCTCGAAGAGATGACGGATGACAATGCAAAGAAAGGTCTTCTTAGGTATCTGGCCTCAATGGAAAATACACATTACTTTATCCTAAAGACAGAATACGAGCTCCTCCTCGACTGGGAGATGTACAGCCAGATGATGCATGTTGGACCTTGA
- a CDS encoding glycine betaine ABC transporter substrate-binding protein has protein sequence MNRIGALALAGLIVVAFLSGCIGQKEEVPTIVIGSKPFNEQYILAHMIALLLEENGFKAEVKEGLGGTLVNYEALKRGQIHVYVEYTGTAYNNILKLDPPEKWDPDYVYEKSKEEMLKRDGVLTLVKLGFRDDYAIAVKKEFAEEHNLQKLSDLAPYAPEMTLGTDPEFATRPDGLPRIKEVYGFTFGEVKQMEPTLMYEAIKNGQVDAISAYTTDARVDLFGLKILEDDKGALPPYDAVILVKKEFADKYPEVVEVLKKLEGLIDTDTMRELNYQYDVEKKDAREIAREFLIEKGLIKG, from the coding sequence ATGAACAGAATTGGTGCATTGGCTTTAGCTGGTTTGATTGTAGTCGCTTTTTTAAGCGGTTGCATTGGCCAGAAGGAAGAAGTTCCCACTATAGTGATAGGTTCTAAGCCCTTTAACGAGCAGTACATCTTAGCCCACATGATAGCTCTTCTCCTTGAGGAGAACGGCTTCAAGGCAGAGGTTAAAGAGGGCCTCGGCGGAACCCTCGTCAACTACGAGGCGTTAAAACGGGGCCAGATTCACGTCTATGTAGAATATACGGGAACTGCCTACAACAACATCCTCAAGCTCGATCCCCCGGAGAAGTGGGATCCCGATTACGTCTACGAGAAAAGCAAGGAAGAGATGTTAAAGCGCGACGGCGTTCTAACGCTCGTAAAGCTCGGTTTTAGGGACGATTATGCAATAGCCGTTAAGAAAGAATTTGCCGAGGAGCACAACCTCCAGAAGCTCAGCGATTTAGCACCCTACGCTCCGGAGATGACCCTTGGAACGGACCCGGAGTTCGCAACGAGGCCCGATGGTCTTCCGAGGATTAAGGAGGTCTACGGCTTCACCTTTGGGGAAGTAAAGCAGATGGAGCCAACGCTTATGTACGAGGCAATAAAGAACGGACAGGTTGATGCCATCTCCGCCTACACGACCGATGCGAGAGTCGACCTATTCGGCCTCAAAATCCTCGAGGACGATAAAGGAGCTCTACCGCCCTACGATGCCGTCATTTTGGTCAAGAAGGAGTTCGCCGACAAATATCCGGAAGTAGTGGAAGTCCTCAAGAAGCTCGAGGGGCTCATTGACACTGACACGATGAGAGAACTTAACTACCAGTACGACGTGGAGAAGAAGGATGCGAGGGAAATAGCGAGAGAGTTTTTAATCGAGAAAGGCCTCATCAAGGGCTGA
- a CDS encoding DUF1122 family protein, which produces MIENAVEKLLSGIKVGEFEIYAEKYPGRFPNEALLEIFIEKGSLRDHLLYARVYFGRRYYSSWVEVSSINPTPNVGLLYFNSPVEDTLLELFASHLKPGEHIFVSYVEDLETKRALYFGAPAPTTRLGFKLFNLGFTWFKDWYFPEGFKEGGEKLQAEKPLNEEQRRVHLLNIRKELEEFLERGEITDRHLLGALKRGQMLLNSLNELI; this is translated from the coding sequence ATGATTGAAAACGCCGTTGAAAAACTGCTGAGTGGAATTAAAGTTGGAGAATTTGAGATATATGCGGAAAAATACCCCGGCAGATTCCCAAACGAGGCTCTTCTTGAGATTTTCATTGAGAAGGGTTCTTTAAGAGACCACCTCCTTTACGCAAGGGTTTATTTTGGTAGGAGGTACTACAGCTCTTGGGTTGAGGTTTCCTCCATAAATCCGACTCCAAACGTTGGGTTGTTGTACTTCAATTCTCCTGTAGAAGATACCTTGCTGGAGCTTTTTGCGAGTCATTTAAAACCGGGAGAGCATATCTTTGTCAGCTATGTTGAAGACCTTGAAACCAAAAGGGCTCTCTATTTTGGAGCTCCGGCTCCAACAACAAGGCTCGGCTTTAAGCTTTTTAACTTGGGCTTTACATGGTTCAAGGACTGGTACTTCCCGGAGGGCTTTAAAGAAGGGGGAGAAAAACTCCAGGCCGAAAAACCCTTAAACGAAGAGCAAAGACGAGTTCATCTTTTGAACATAAGGAAAGAACTCGAAGAGTTCCTTGAAAGAGGTGAGATAACGGACAGACATCTTTTGGGGGCACTAAAAAGAGGACAAATGCTTTTAAATTCGCTAAACGAACTCATATGA
- the sorA gene encoding superoxide reductase SorA has product MIGETIRSGDWKGEKHVPVIEYEREGELVKVKVQVGKEIPHPNTTEHHIRYIELYFLPEGENFVYHVGRAEFTAHGESVNGPNTSDVYTEPIAYFVLKTKKKGKLYALSYCNIHGLWENEVQLE; this is encoded by the coding sequence ATGATCGGTGAAACCATAAGGAGTGGGGACTGGAAAGGAGAAAAGCACGTCCCCGTTATAGAGTACGAAAGGGAAGGAGAGCTTGTTAAAGTTAAGGTGCAAGTTGGTAAAGAGATACCTCATCCAAACACCACCGAGCACCACATCAGATACATAGAGCTTTACTTCTTACCAGAGGGCGAGAACTTTGTTTACCATGTTGGAAGGGCTGAGTTTACAGCCCATGGAGAGTCTGTAAACGGCCCAAACACGAGTGATGTATACACAGAGCCCATAGCTTACTTTGTACTCAAGACCAAGAAGAAGGGCAAGCTCTATGCTTTGAGTTACTGCAACATCCACGGCCTCTGGGAGAACGAGGTTCAGCTTGAGTGA
- a CDS encoding ferritin-like domain-containing protein: MEEDIVKRLEALSEKEILGYAIASEEDAKAFYLKLAEGKGELIENFFKDLAKAEEAHRLLLLNLYKKLFGDESYPVPQGIPFLESTVNAVTLGGMVEAMRTALMNERVAERVYKLLAKRLPEHEALFEFLATQERAHYKAIEAHKEYLEGLMRGKPDYADIPAHVIFNQVEIYYKPRVL; this comes from the coding sequence ATGGAAGAAGATATTGTTAAAAGACTGGAAGCCCTTTCTGAAAAGGAAATTTTAGGCTATGCAATAGCCTCTGAAGAAGATGCCAAAGCCTTTTACCTCAAACTTGCGGAGGGAAAGGGTGAGCTTATAGAGAACTTCTTTAAAGACCTCGCAAAGGCGGAAGAGGCACATAGATTACTCTTGCTAAACTTATACAAAAAACTCTTCGGAGATGAAAGCTATCCAGTGCCTCAGGGAATTCCCTTCCTTGAGAGTACTGTCAATGCCGTAACCTTGGGTGGGATGGTTGAGGCTATGAGGACTGCACTAATGAACGAAAGGGTAGCAGAGAGAGTCTATAAACTTCTGGCCAAAAGACTGCCTGAGCATGAGGCTCTTTTTGAGTTCTTGGCAACGCAGGAGAGAGCTCATTACAAAGCAATCGAAGCCCACAAGGAATATCTAGAGGGGCTCATGAGAGGAAAGCCGGATTATGCCGATATCCCCGCTCATGTGATATTCAATCAGGTGGAAATCTACTACAAGCCAAGAGTTCTCTGA